In one Dreissena polymorpha isolate Duluth1 chromosome 7, UMN_Dpol_1.0, whole genome shotgun sequence genomic region, the following are encoded:
- the LOC127839296 gene encoding disabled homolog 2-interacting protein-like isoform X13: MVFAAPPIFMHLASTLRPRKSQRSVISSRLKNSQSHESLLTSHVTPLHSIDLTGSDMEIRPLHSSILSQEHCLQVSTMHGRKFISCRTAEEREKWMLSLRKTANPQQENTRRCESSLKVWVQEAKNVPSKRRYFCEVLLDKTLYARTSIKTMGDMLFWGEQFEFNNLPAVEYLVVNLYREGDQKKKKKEFNTLVGYTKIPITDVSNNRQYVERWFNTSSGTVGKGGKENKTDLPLIRLKVRHQNVEILPVRLYSDLSQYIGDNYIVLCEQLEPIVNIRDKEELATTLIKVMQKLEKATDFLREVVMSEVLRLDNSHLTFRGNSLATKSMEAYMKIVGEKYLSDTLGEFVRNIIHSEDDCEVDPTRVAMPHFLQRQQTNLRMYCDMAWTKIITSSSFFPSELRNVFTCFRHRCVEENKGDLSENLISGSIFLRFLCPAILSPSLFHLTQEFPTERAARNLTLIAKTIQTLANFSKFGGKEDYMTFMNDFVEEEWTNMKDFLTKISSPDENDNYTEYDGYIDMGKELSMLHSQIEATLEKAPQETLDSLGNLPKILAQVNNDLKDPNVNQRNKPQNRKSQQYDNLVNIQAHIDLTTTPTELLRDMLKQCGGESPTNSNLFVNRGTESPNGSIDNECESCDSRLTDDSASSTSKNEIHRSEVANVSVTSRSNVSESRVNKSWSQMVSAAEVVNGEFIDLITFMDEEGNHSVDSEGNGNGSQMSISQMSTMASSGYQSFGYSQSSSPIDHDKQEVTPPEPRKTQQYTHNSNYTHSTPLSFSNPMYRLNNRGVSVSSHSRKTSSPIQKVSSNSSLSSEGETQTVTTISPVRSEQLRCKDLNKPLVLHSFNSSSTDSVTERERITQSVSNNNVCYSDSSVDSSRVVQTSFSNNNVSSITMEINTKPRHSQSNNSLSAKTKSSLVNGNSYSSSEGTRKFSLELRGSSSPVLSHSARSTSSSATSSSYTTTYYNTIGSTPRRGHELSNSVDFASMSKSQFSTHGHSDQMRRTATDTSISQHGASSTSEGSSVSSSTRSITSPDDSSLFRRLSAQNAVHMGIRSVQRRIHEQEKSKQEYEQEVTVLKQQLLEAQERLKQAEERLQEQETDTEWQHRLRESEERMRRQQAEKDDQMKTIIQRLMHVEEELREEQEEMQKTVAQKQQVIEAQERRIQSLNVENSQLILTLNQLKEHYSATAAKNGLVPPLKTKLADVSQFKTSSC, translated from the exons ATGGTGTTTGCTGCTCCTCCAATCTTTATGCATCTAGCATCTACTCTTCGGCCAAGAAAATCTCAAAG GTCTGTGATCAGTTCGCGGCTGAAAAACTCGCAGTCCCATGAGTCCCTGCTCACCTCTCACGTCACTCCGCTGCACTCCATCGACCTGACGGGGTCCGACATGGAGATCCGACCCCTGCACAGCAGCATCCTCTCGCAGGAACACTGCCTCCAGGTTTCCACAATGCACGGACGAAAGTTCATCTCCTGCAGAACTGCTGAAGAACGGGAGAAATGGATGCTGAG TTTAAGGAAGACTGCCAATCCTCAGCAAGAAAACACCAGACGATGTGAGTCCTCCCTGAAAGTTTGGGTGCAGGAAGCCAAGAATGTTCCGTCCAAGAGAAG ATACTTCTGTGAAGTGTTGTTGGACAAGACATTATATGCAAGGACATCCATAAAGACCATGGGGGACATGCTGTTTTGGGGGGAACAGTTTGAATTCAA CAACTTGCCTGCAGTTGAATATCTCGTGGTGAACCTGTACAGGGAGGGAGAccagaagaagaaaaagaaagaatTCAACACATTAGTCGGTTACACGAAAATACCCATCACAGATGTTAGTAACAACCGACAGTATGTGGAACGATG GTTCAACACTAGTTCTGGTACTGTGGGCAAGGGAGGTAAGGAGAACAAGACTGATCTCCCTTTGATCCGACTGAAAGTGCGTCACCAGAATGTGGAAATCCTTCCCGTGAGGCTGTACAGTGACCTGTCTCAG TACATTGGTGACAACTACATCGTCCTGTGTGAGCAGTTGGAGCCTATAGTGAATATCCGTGACAAGGAGGAGCTTGCAACAACGCTCATCAAGGTTATGCAGAAGCTTGAAAAGGCCACAGACTTCCTGCGTGAGGTCGTCATGTCCGAAGTTTTACGCTTAG ATAACTCTCATCTCACATTTAGAGGTAACAGCCTGGCCACAAAGTCGATGGAAGCCTACATGAAAATTGTGGGCGAAAAG TACCTGAGCGACACGTTGGGTGAATTTGTTCGCAACATAATCCACTCAGAGGATGATTGTGAGGTGGACCCAACGCGAGTTGCCATGCCACATTTTTTACAACGGCAACAGACCAACCTCCGAATGTACTGTGATATGGCATGGACGAAAATCATCACTTCGTCATCATTCTTTCCAAG CGAGCTACGAAACGTGTTCACGTGTTTTCGACACCGATGCGTAGAAGAAAACAAAGGGGATCTGAGTGAAAACCTCATCAGTGGATCGATTTTCTTGCGATTTCTCTGCCCCGCCATTTTGTCTCCGAGCCTGTTCCACCTGACGCAGGAGTTCCCCACAGAGAGGGCGGCTAGAAACCTGACCCTGATCGCTAAAACTATACAGACACTGGCAAACTTCTCCAA GTTTGGAGGTAAGGAAGATTACATGACCTTCATGAACGACTTTGTGGAAGAGGAGTGGACCAACATGAAAGATTTCCTGACCAAGATCTCT TCACCCGATGAGAATGACAACTACACGGAATACGACGGGTATATAGATATGGGCAAAGAGCTCTCCATGTTACATTCACAAATAGAGGCAACCTTGGAGAAGGCTCCACAG GAGACCCTAGACAGCCTGGGCAACCTTCCCAAGATTCTGGCTCAGGTCAATAATGACTTGAAAGACCCCAACGTGAACCAACGAAATAAACCACAAAACCGAAAGAGCCAACAGTACGACAACCTAGTGAACATTCAGGCTCACATTGACCTTACCACGACCCCTACAGAGTTGCTAAGGGATATGTTAAAACAGTGTGGTGGGGAGTCCCCAACAAACTCAAACTTGTTCGTGAACAGGGGAACAGAATCTCCTAACGGCAGCATTGACAACGAGTGCGAGTCGTGCGATTCCAGGCTCACCGATGACAGTGCAAGTTCAACCTCAAAAAATGAAATTCACAGGTCGGAAGTTGCAAACGTTTCTGTTACGAGCCGATCAAACGTGAGCGAATCTCGTGTGAATAAGTCGTGGAGTCAGATGGTGAGTGCGGCGGAGGTTGTCAATGGTGAGTTTATCGACCTGATCACCTTCATGGATGAAGAAGGGAACCATTCTGTAGACTCTGAGGGCAATGGTAATGGTTCCCAGATGTCGATAAGTCAAATGTCAACAATGGCATCGTCTGGGTATCAATCGTTCGGTTACAGCCAGTCAAGTTCTCCTATAGATCATGACAAACAGGAGGTCACCCCTCCAGAACCCCGCAAGACGCAGCAATACACGCACAATAGCAACTATACGCATTCAACTCCATTGTCTTTCTCTAATCCCATGTACAGACTAAACAACAGGGGTGTATCTGTCTCTAGTCACAGCAGGAAAACGTCGTCACCCATTCAGAAAGTCTCAAGTAATAGCTCTTTGAGTAGTGAGGGGGAGACGCAAACAGTGACCACCATCAGTCCAGTCAGATCAGAACAGTTGAGATGTAAAGATCTTAATAAACCACTCGTCCTTCATTCGTTCAACTCTAGCAGTACGGACTCCGTAACGGAGCGAGAAAGAATCACCCAAAGtgtttcaaataacaatgtgtGCTATTCAGACTCGAGTGTTGATAGCAGTCGTGTGGTGCAGACCAGTTTTTCGAACAACAATGTTTCTTCAATAACGATGGAAATTAACACCAAACCGCGACACTCTCAATCGAATAACAGTTTAAGTGCTAAAACAAAATCATCATTGGTGAATGGTAACTCATATTCATCGAGTGAAGGAACGCGCAAATTTTCGTTGGAATTACGTGGTTCTTCAAGTCCCGTGTTGTCTCATAGTGCTCGATCAACATCAAGTTCTGCCACATCATCCTCATACACTACAACTTACTACAACACTATTGGCAGTACGCCAAGGCGTGGACATGAACTCTCTAACAGTGTTGACTTTGCATCCATGTCAAAATCGCAATTTTCTACACATGGACACTCTGATCAGATGCGTAGAACTGCGACGGATACAAGTATCTCTCAGCACGGTGCCTCTTCAACTAGCGAAGGCTCTTCAGTCTCGTCCTCTACCAGGAGCATTACCTCCCCTGACGACAGCTCTCTGTTCAGGAGGTTGTCCGCCCAGAATGCAGTTCACATGGGAATACGATCCGTCCAGCGGCGTATACACGAACAGGAGAAAAGTAAACAAGAG TACGAACAGGAGGTGACAGTCCTGAAGCAGCAGCTACTGGAGGCACAGGAGAGACTGAAGCAGGCAGAGGAGAGGCTACAGGAACAGGAGACGGACACGGAGTGGCAGCACAGGCTGCGGGAGAGTGAGGAGAGGATGCGCAGGCAGCAGGCTGAGAAGGATGACCAGATGAAGACCATCATTCAAAG
- the LOC127839296 gene encoding disabled homolog 2-interacting protein-like isoform X19, whose amino-acid sequence MPLQFLSVISSRLKNSQSHESLLTSHVTPLHSIDLTGSDMEIRPLHSSILSQEHCLQVSTMHGRKFISCRTAEEREKWMLSLRKTANPQQENTRRCESSLKVWVQEAKNVPSKRRYFCEVLLDKTLYARTSIKTMGDMLFWGEQFEFNNLPAVEYLVVNLYREGDQKKKKKEFNTLVGYTKIPITDVSNNRQYVERWFNTSSGTVGKGGKENKTDLPLIRLKVRHQNVEILPVRLYSDLSQYIGDNYIVLCEQLEPIVNIRDKEELATTLIKVMQKLEKATDFLREVVMSEVLRLDNSHLTFRGNSLATKSMEAYMKIVGEKYLSDTLGEFVRNIIHSEDDCEVDPTRVAMPHFLQRQQTNLRMYCDMAWTKIITSSSFFPSELRNVFTCFRHRCVEENKGDLSENLISGSIFLRFLCPAILSPSLFHLTQEFPTERAARNLTLIAKTIQTLANFSKFGGKEDYMTFMNDFVEEEWTNMKDFLTKISSPDENDNYTEYDGYIDMGKELSMLHSQIEATLEKAPQETLDSLGNLPKILAQVNNDLKDPNVNQRNKPQNRKSQQYDNLVNIQAHIDLTTTPTELLRDMLKQCGGESPTNSNLFVNRGTESPNGSIDNECESCDSRLTDDSASSTSKNEIHRSEVANVSVTSRSNVSESRVNKSWSQMVSAAEVVNGEFIDLITFMDEEGNHSVDSEGNGNGSQMSISQMSTMASSGYQSFGYSQSSSPIDHDKQEVTPPEPRKTQQYTHNSNYTHSTPLSFSNPMYRLNNRGVSVSSHSRKTSSPIQKVSSNSSLSSEGETQTVTTISPVRSEQLRCKDLNKPLVLHSFNSSSTDSVTERERITQSVSNNNVCYSDSSVDSSRVVQTSFSNNNVSSITMEINTKPRHSQSNNSLSAKTKSSLVNGNSYSSSEGTRKFSLELRGSSSPVLSHSARSTSSSATSSSYTTTYYNTIGSTPRRGHELSNSVDFASMSKSQFSTHGHSDQMRRTATDTSISQHGASSTSEGSSVSSSTRSITSPDDSSLFRRLSAQNAVHMGIRSVQRRIHEQEKSKQEYEQEVTVLKQQLLEAQERLKQAEERLQEQETDTEWQHRLRESEERMRRQQAEKDDQMKTIIQRLMHVEEELREEQEEMQKTVAQKQQVIEAQERRIQSLNVENSQLILTLNQLKEHYSATAAKNGLVPPLKTKLADVSQFKTSSC is encoded by the exons ATGCCTCTTCAGTTTCT GTCTGTGATCAGTTCGCGGCTGAAAAACTCGCAGTCCCATGAGTCCCTGCTCACCTCTCACGTCACTCCGCTGCACTCCATCGACCTGACGGGGTCCGACATGGAGATCCGACCCCTGCACAGCAGCATCCTCTCGCAGGAACACTGCCTCCAGGTTTCCACAATGCACGGACGAAAGTTCATCTCCTGCAGAACTGCTGAAGAACGGGAGAAATGGATGCTGAG TTTAAGGAAGACTGCCAATCCTCAGCAAGAAAACACCAGACGATGTGAGTCCTCCCTGAAAGTTTGGGTGCAGGAAGCCAAGAATGTTCCGTCCAAGAGAAG ATACTTCTGTGAAGTGTTGTTGGACAAGACATTATATGCAAGGACATCCATAAAGACCATGGGGGACATGCTGTTTTGGGGGGAACAGTTTGAATTCAA CAACTTGCCTGCAGTTGAATATCTCGTGGTGAACCTGTACAGGGAGGGAGAccagaagaagaaaaagaaagaatTCAACACATTAGTCGGTTACACGAAAATACCCATCACAGATGTTAGTAACAACCGACAGTATGTGGAACGATG GTTCAACACTAGTTCTGGTACTGTGGGCAAGGGAGGTAAGGAGAACAAGACTGATCTCCCTTTGATCCGACTGAAAGTGCGTCACCAGAATGTGGAAATCCTTCCCGTGAGGCTGTACAGTGACCTGTCTCAG TACATTGGTGACAACTACATCGTCCTGTGTGAGCAGTTGGAGCCTATAGTGAATATCCGTGACAAGGAGGAGCTTGCAACAACGCTCATCAAGGTTATGCAGAAGCTTGAAAAGGCCACAGACTTCCTGCGTGAGGTCGTCATGTCCGAAGTTTTACGCTTAG ATAACTCTCATCTCACATTTAGAGGTAACAGCCTGGCCACAAAGTCGATGGAAGCCTACATGAAAATTGTGGGCGAAAAG TACCTGAGCGACACGTTGGGTGAATTTGTTCGCAACATAATCCACTCAGAGGATGATTGTGAGGTGGACCCAACGCGAGTTGCCATGCCACATTTTTTACAACGGCAACAGACCAACCTCCGAATGTACTGTGATATGGCATGGACGAAAATCATCACTTCGTCATCATTCTTTCCAAG CGAGCTACGAAACGTGTTCACGTGTTTTCGACACCGATGCGTAGAAGAAAACAAAGGGGATCTGAGTGAAAACCTCATCAGTGGATCGATTTTCTTGCGATTTCTCTGCCCCGCCATTTTGTCTCCGAGCCTGTTCCACCTGACGCAGGAGTTCCCCACAGAGAGGGCGGCTAGAAACCTGACCCTGATCGCTAAAACTATACAGACACTGGCAAACTTCTCCAA GTTTGGAGGTAAGGAAGATTACATGACCTTCATGAACGACTTTGTGGAAGAGGAGTGGACCAACATGAAAGATTTCCTGACCAAGATCTCT TCACCCGATGAGAATGACAACTACACGGAATACGACGGGTATATAGATATGGGCAAAGAGCTCTCCATGTTACATTCACAAATAGAGGCAACCTTGGAGAAGGCTCCACAG GAGACCCTAGACAGCCTGGGCAACCTTCCCAAGATTCTGGCTCAGGTCAATAATGACTTGAAAGACCCCAACGTGAACCAACGAAATAAACCACAAAACCGAAAGAGCCAACAGTACGACAACCTAGTGAACATTCAGGCTCACATTGACCTTACCACGACCCCTACAGAGTTGCTAAGGGATATGTTAAAACAGTGTGGTGGGGAGTCCCCAACAAACTCAAACTTGTTCGTGAACAGGGGAACAGAATCTCCTAACGGCAGCATTGACAACGAGTGCGAGTCGTGCGATTCCAGGCTCACCGATGACAGTGCAAGTTCAACCTCAAAAAATGAAATTCACAGGTCGGAAGTTGCAAACGTTTCTGTTACGAGCCGATCAAACGTGAGCGAATCTCGTGTGAATAAGTCGTGGAGTCAGATGGTGAGTGCGGCGGAGGTTGTCAATGGTGAGTTTATCGACCTGATCACCTTCATGGATGAAGAAGGGAACCATTCTGTAGACTCTGAGGGCAATGGTAATGGTTCCCAGATGTCGATAAGTCAAATGTCAACAATGGCATCGTCTGGGTATCAATCGTTCGGTTACAGCCAGTCAAGTTCTCCTATAGATCATGACAAACAGGAGGTCACCCCTCCAGAACCCCGCAAGACGCAGCAATACACGCACAATAGCAACTATACGCATTCAACTCCATTGTCTTTCTCTAATCCCATGTACAGACTAAACAACAGGGGTGTATCTGTCTCTAGTCACAGCAGGAAAACGTCGTCACCCATTCAGAAAGTCTCAAGTAATAGCTCTTTGAGTAGTGAGGGGGAGACGCAAACAGTGACCACCATCAGTCCAGTCAGATCAGAACAGTTGAGATGTAAAGATCTTAATAAACCACTCGTCCTTCATTCGTTCAACTCTAGCAGTACGGACTCCGTAACGGAGCGAGAAAGAATCACCCAAAGtgtttcaaataacaatgtgtGCTATTCAGACTCGAGTGTTGATAGCAGTCGTGTGGTGCAGACCAGTTTTTCGAACAACAATGTTTCTTCAATAACGATGGAAATTAACACCAAACCGCGACACTCTCAATCGAATAACAGTTTAAGTGCTAAAACAAAATCATCATTGGTGAATGGTAACTCATATTCATCGAGTGAAGGAACGCGCAAATTTTCGTTGGAATTACGTGGTTCTTCAAGTCCCGTGTTGTCTCATAGTGCTCGATCAACATCAAGTTCTGCCACATCATCCTCATACACTACAACTTACTACAACACTATTGGCAGTACGCCAAGGCGTGGACATGAACTCTCTAACAGTGTTGACTTTGCATCCATGTCAAAATCGCAATTTTCTACACATGGACACTCTGATCAGATGCGTAGAACTGCGACGGATACAAGTATCTCTCAGCACGGTGCCTCTTCAACTAGCGAAGGCTCTTCAGTCTCGTCCTCTACCAGGAGCATTACCTCCCCTGACGACAGCTCTCTGTTCAGGAGGTTGTCCGCCCAGAATGCAGTTCACATGGGAATACGATCCGTCCAGCGGCGTATACACGAACAGGAGAAAAGTAAACAAGAG TACGAACAGGAGGTGACAGTCCTGAAGCAGCAGCTACTGGAGGCACAGGAGAGACTGAAGCAGGCAGAGGAGAGGCTACAGGAACAGGAGACGGACACGGAGTGGCAGCACAGGCTGCGGGAGAGTGAGGAGAGGATGCGCAGGCAGCAGGCTGAGAAGGATGACCAGATGAAGACCATCATTCAAAG
- the LOC127839296 gene encoding disabled homolog 2-interacting protein-like isoform X17, which translates to MKENICEKVMKTSSYVLSVISSRLKNSQSHESLLTSHVTPLHSIDLTGSDMEIRPLHSSILSQEHCLQVSTMHGRKFISCRTAEEREKWMLSLRKTANPQQENTRRCESSLKVWVQEAKNVPSKRRYFCEVLLDKTLYARTSIKTMGDMLFWGEQFEFNNLPAVEYLVVNLYREGDQKKKKKEFNTLVGYTKIPITDVSNNRQYVERWFNTSSGTVGKGGKENKTDLPLIRLKVRHQNVEILPVRLYSDLSQYIGDNYIVLCEQLEPIVNIRDKEELATTLIKVMQKLEKATDFLREVVMSEVLRLDNSHLTFRGNSLATKSMEAYMKIVGEKYLSDTLGEFVRNIIHSEDDCEVDPTRVAMPHFLQRQQTNLRMYCDMAWTKIITSSSFFPSELRNVFTCFRHRCVEENKGDLSENLISGSIFLRFLCPAILSPSLFHLTQEFPTERAARNLTLIAKTIQTLANFSKFGGKEDYMTFMNDFVEEEWTNMKDFLTKISSPDENDNYTEYDGYIDMGKELSMLHSQIEATLEKAPQETLDSLGNLPKILAQVNNDLKDPNVNQRNKPQNRKSQQYDNLVNIQAHIDLTTTPTELLRDMLKQCGGESPTNSNLFVNRGTESPNGSIDNECESCDSRLTDDSASSTSKNEIHRSEVANVSVTSRSNVSESRVNKSWSQMVSAAEVVNGEFIDLITFMDEEGNHSVDSEGNGNGSQMSISQMSTMASSGYQSFGYSQSSSPIDHDKQEVTPPEPRKTQQYTHNSNYTHSTPLSFSNPMYRLNNRGVSVSSHSRKTSSPIQKVSSNSSLSSEGETQTVTTISPVRSEQLRCKDLNKPLVLHSFNSSSTDSVTERERITQSVSNNNVCYSDSSVDSSRVVQTSFSNNNVSSITMEINTKPRHSQSNNSLSAKTKSSLVNGNSYSSSEGTRKFSLELRGSSSPVLSHSARSTSSSATSSSYTTTYYNTIGSTPRRGHELSNSVDFASMSKSQFSTHGHSDQMRRTATDTSISQHGASSTSEGSSVSSSTRSITSPDDSSLFRRLSAQNAVHMGIRSVQRRIHEQEKSKQEYEQEVTVLKQQLLEAQERLKQAEERLQEQETDTEWQHRLRESEERMRRQQAEKDDQMKTIIQRLMHVEEELREEQEEMQKTVAQKQQVIEAQERRIQSLNVENSQLILTLNQLKEHYSATAAKNGLVPPLKTKLADVSQFKTSSC; encoded by the exons ATGAAAGagaatatttgtgaaaaagtgatGAAAACCTCCTCTTATGTTTT GTCTGTGATCAGTTCGCGGCTGAAAAACTCGCAGTCCCATGAGTCCCTGCTCACCTCTCACGTCACTCCGCTGCACTCCATCGACCTGACGGGGTCCGACATGGAGATCCGACCCCTGCACAGCAGCATCCTCTCGCAGGAACACTGCCTCCAGGTTTCCACAATGCACGGACGAAAGTTCATCTCCTGCAGAACTGCTGAAGAACGGGAGAAATGGATGCTGAG TTTAAGGAAGACTGCCAATCCTCAGCAAGAAAACACCAGACGATGTGAGTCCTCCCTGAAAGTTTGGGTGCAGGAAGCCAAGAATGTTCCGTCCAAGAGAAG ATACTTCTGTGAAGTGTTGTTGGACAAGACATTATATGCAAGGACATCCATAAAGACCATGGGGGACATGCTGTTTTGGGGGGAACAGTTTGAATTCAA CAACTTGCCTGCAGTTGAATATCTCGTGGTGAACCTGTACAGGGAGGGAGAccagaagaagaaaaagaaagaatTCAACACATTAGTCGGTTACACGAAAATACCCATCACAGATGTTAGTAACAACCGACAGTATGTGGAACGATG GTTCAACACTAGTTCTGGTACTGTGGGCAAGGGAGGTAAGGAGAACAAGACTGATCTCCCTTTGATCCGACTGAAAGTGCGTCACCAGAATGTGGAAATCCTTCCCGTGAGGCTGTACAGTGACCTGTCTCAG TACATTGGTGACAACTACATCGTCCTGTGTGAGCAGTTGGAGCCTATAGTGAATATCCGTGACAAGGAGGAGCTTGCAACAACGCTCATCAAGGTTATGCAGAAGCTTGAAAAGGCCACAGACTTCCTGCGTGAGGTCGTCATGTCCGAAGTTTTACGCTTAG ATAACTCTCATCTCACATTTAGAGGTAACAGCCTGGCCACAAAGTCGATGGAAGCCTACATGAAAATTGTGGGCGAAAAG TACCTGAGCGACACGTTGGGTGAATTTGTTCGCAACATAATCCACTCAGAGGATGATTGTGAGGTGGACCCAACGCGAGTTGCCATGCCACATTTTTTACAACGGCAACAGACCAACCTCCGAATGTACTGTGATATGGCATGGACGAAAATCATCACTTCGTCATCATTCTTTCCAAG CGAGCTACGAAACGTGTTCACGTGTTTTCGACACCGATGCGTAGAAGAAAACAAAGGGGATCTGAGTGAAAACCTCATCAGTGGATCGATTTTCTTGCGATTTCTCTGCCCCGCCATTTTGTCTCCGAGCCTGTTCCACCTGACGCAGGAGTTCCCCACAGAGAGGGCGGCTAGAAACCTGACCCTGATCGCTAAAACTATACAGACACTGGCAAACTTCTCCAA GTTTGGAGGTAAGGAAGATTACATGACCTTCATGAACGACTTTGTGGAAGAGGAGTGGACCAACATGAAAGATTTCCTGACCAAGATCTCT TCACCCGATGAGAATGACAACTACACGGAATACGACGGGTATATAGATATGGGCAAAGAGCTCTCCATGTTACATTCACAAATAGAGGCAACCTTGGAGAAGGCTCCACAG GAGACCCTAGACAGCCTGGGCAACCTTCCCAAGATTCTGGCTCAGGTCAATAATGACTTGAAAGACCCCAACGTGAACCAACGAAATAAACCACAAAACCGAAAGAGCCAACAGTACGACAACCTAGTGAACATTCAGGCTCACATTGACCTTACCACGACCCCTACAGAGTTGCTAAGGGATATGTTAAAACAGTGTGGTGGGGAGTCCCCAACAAACTCAAACTTGTTCGTGAACAGGGGAACAGAATCTCCTAACGGCAGCATTGACAACGAGTGCGAGTCGTGCGATTCCAGGCTCACCGATGACAGTGCAAGTTCAACCTCAAAAAATGAAATTCACAGGTCGGAAGTTGCAAACGTTTCTGTTACGAGCCGATCAAACGTGAGCGAATCTCGTGTGAATAAGTCGTGGAGTCAGATGGTGAGTGCGGCGGAGGTTGTCAATGGTGAGTTTATCGACCTGATCACCTTCATGGATGAAGAAGGGAACCATTCTGTAGACTCTGAGGGCAATGGTAATGGTTCCCAGATGTCGATAAGTCAAATGTCAACAATGGCATCGTCTGGGTATCAATCGTTCGGTTACAGCCAGTCAAGTTCTCCTATAGATCATGACAAACAGGAGGTCACCCCTCCAGAACCCCGCAAGACGCAGCAATACACGCACAATAGCAACTATACGCATTCAACTCCATTGTCTTTCTCTAATCCCATGTACAGACTAAACAACAGGGGTGTATCTGTCTCTAGTCACAGCAGGAAAACGTCGTCACCCATTCAGAAAGTCTCAAGTAATAGCTCTTTGAGTAGTGAGGGGGAGACGCAAACAGTGACCACCATCAGTCCAGTCAGATCAGAACAGTTGAGATGTAAAGATCTTAATAAACCACTCGTCCTTCATTCGTTCAACTCTAGCAGTACGGACTCCGTAACGGAGCGAGAAAGAATCACCCAAAGtgtttcaaataacaatgtgtGCTATTCAGACTCGAGTGTTGATAGCAGTCGTGTGGTGCAGACCAGTTTTTCGAACAACAATGTTTCTTCAATAACGATGGAAATTAACACCAAACCGCGACACTCTCAATCGAATAACAGTTTAAGTGCTAAAACAAAATCATCATTGGTGAATGGTAACTCATATTCATCGAGTGAAGGAACGCGCAAATTTTCGTTGGAATTACGTGGTTCTTCAAGTCCCGTGTTGTCTCATAGTGCTCGATCAACATCAAGTTCTGCCACATCATCCTCATACACTACAACTTACTACAACACTATTGGCAGTACGCCAAGGCGTGGACATGAACTCTCTAACAGTGTTGACTTTGCATCCATGTCAAAATCGCAATTTTCTACACATGGACACTCTGATCAGATGCGTAGAACTGCGACGGATACAAGTATCTCTCAGCACGGTGCCTCTTCAACTAGCGAAGGCTCTTCAGTCTCGTCCTCTACCAGGAGCATTACCTCCCCTGACGACAGCTCTCTGTTCAGGAGGTTGTCCGCCCAGAATGCAGTTCACATGGGAATACGATCCGTCCAGCGGCGTATACACGAACAGGAGAAAAGTAAACAAGAG TACGAACAGGAGGTGACAGTCCTGAAGCAGCAGCTACTGGAGGCACAGGAGAGACTGAAGCAGGCAGAGGAGAGGCTACAGGAACAGGAGACGGACACGGAGTGGCAGCACAGGCTGCGGGAGAGTGAGGAGAGGATGCGCAGGCAGCAGGCTGAGAAGGATGACCAGATGAAGACCATCATTCAAAG